One part of the Marichromatium purpuratum 984 genome encodes these proteins:
- a CDS encoding FKBP-type peptidyl-prolyl cis-trans isomerase — MSEAKLGDTVKIHYTGTLEDGTQFDSSVGNEPLEFTIGAGGIIPGFEEAVKGMNVGENKTVTIPSAQAYGEYRPEMTQEVPRSAIPADIDLHEGMVLHAQGPDGQHVSFTVKAFNDEQVTIDGNHPLAGKDLTFALELVSIS, encoded by the coding sequence ATGTCTGAAGCCAAGCTCGGCGATACCGTCAAGATCCACTACACCGGCACCCTCGAGGACGGTACCCAGTTCGACAGCTCGGTCGGCAACGAGCCGCTCGAGTTCACCATCGGCGCTGGCGGCATCATCCCCGGCTTCGAGGAAGCCGTGAAGGGCATGAACGTCGGTGAGAACAAGACCGTCACCATCCCCTCGGCCCAGGCCTACGGCGAGTATCGTCCCGAGATGACGCAGGAGGTGCCGCGCTCGGCCATTCCCGCCGACATCGACCTGCACGAGGGCATGGTGCTACACGCCCAGGGTCCCGATGGTCAGCACGTCTCCTTCACCGTCAAGGCGTTCAACGACGAACAGGTCACCATTGATGGTAACCACCCGCTCGCCGGCAAGGACCTGACCTTCGCCCTGGAGCTGGTCTCGATCTCCTGA
- a CDS encoding SPOR domain-containing protein — translation MDNTTTPEPDTQVQATPTASDPRSGAEDVAARTRISQQAAQIAKLAVGVAEQRRDLKQLQDTVLDRLGDMDEDRRLTTAQLQRALLNHRTLLDRRLRHWRTLMFATLVVVLIGIALALTLAYRQLDTQRQALAERVERIAAIQGRPSGDPQSDALVQRELDALSVTIEQLARELRAAPAPAPAPAPTTTAEPAITPPAPARPSASLTDSVALNETQQPLRLTRQSLPPAPVTPSLPTVIETDETTTPTIVETTPPATEPEPPAPSSVSAEPETQPAEPTPVQAETIAPTPAAEVAPDAPTEAATTETPETPATQPALDDNAPIITLDAPSYAIQLLGAFSRDGLETFIREQDLPDRLYWRQETYQGKPWYVLIHSLYPTRAEAVTARKALPEGIRGLDIWVRSLGVGVDVKTINTRN, via the coding sequence ATGGACAACACCACCACCCCCGAGCCGGACACCCAGGTCCAGGCCACACCAACGGCGTCCGACCCCAGGTCCGGCGCCGAAGACGTCGCCGCTCGGACCCGGATCAGCCAACAGGCCGCACAGATCGCCAAGCTCGCCGTCGGCGTCGCCGAACAGCGGCGCGATCTCAAGCAGCTGCAAGACACGGTGCTGGACCGGCTCGGCGACATGGACGAGGATCGTCGTCTCACCACCGCTCAGCTTCAGCGCGCCCTGCTCAACCATCGCACCCTGCTCGACCGTCGGCTGCGCCACTGGCGCACCCTGATGTTCGCGACCCTGGTGGTGGTACTGATCGGCATCGCGCTCGCCCTCACCCTCGCCTACCGCCAGCTCGATACCCAGCGCCAGGCGCTCGCCGAGCGCGTCGAGCGCATCGCCGCGATCCAGGGTCGTCCGAGCGGCGATCCTCAGTCCGATGCCCTGGTCCAGCGTGAACTCGACGCACTCTCTGTCACCATCGAACAGCTCGCCCGCGAGCTGCGCGCCGCGCCCGCGCCCGCGCCCGCGCCCGCGCCGACGACGACCGCCGAGCCCGCGATCACTCCCCCGGCACCGGCCCGCCCCTCGGCCTCGCTCACCGACAGCGTCGCGCTCAACGAGACGCAGCAGCCCCTGCGCCTGACCCGACAAAGCCTCCCTCCGGCCCCGGTCACGCCGAGCCTGCCGACGGTCATCGAGACCGACGAGACGACGACCCCGACGATCGTCGAGACCACACCGCCCGCCACCGAGCCGGAACCCCCGGCACCATCGAGCGTCTCAGCGGAGCCCGAGACACAACCCGCCGAGCCCACGCCTGTCCAGGCCGAGACGATCGCGCCAACACCCGCCGCCGAGGTGGCGCCGGACGCCCCGACCGAGGCCGCAACAACCGAGACGCCCGAGACGCCCGCCACCCAACCGGCGCTCGACGACAACGCCCCGATCATCACCCTCGACGCGCCGAGCTACGCCATCCAACTGCTCGGCGCCTTCTCCCGCGACGGATTGGAAACCTTCATCCGCGAACAGGACCTGCCCGATCGCCTCTACTGGCGTCAGGAGACCTACCAGGGCAAGCCCTGGTACGTGCTCATCCATAGCCTGTATCCCACCCGGGCCGAGGCCGTGACAGCGCGGAAGGCGTTGCCGGAGGGGATTCGGGGGTTGGATATTTGGGTGAGGAGTTTGGGGGTTGGGGTGGATGTCAAAACTATCAATACAAGAAATTAA
- a CDS encoding IS5 family transposase (programmed frameshift), translated as MSRRYELPEEAWELIADLFSRPQRTGRPRRDDRLMLNGIFWVLCSGAAWRDLPERFGPWSTVYQRFRDWRDDGTFTKVLERLHIRLREDGLIDLETWMIDSTSIRATRAAAGGGKKGGGQEPLSHALGRSRGGLTTKIHLLCDAKGVPLSFLLSPGQHSDIRHAQPLLDQVRLPSAHRGRPRTRCRQLLADKGYDADDLRRYCDRRGIRPVIPQRQGVRKPRPGRPRILNKPSYRKRNVIERLFGWLKSCRRIATRYDKLATSFSAMFTLACIRRCLRHYFSYKT; from the exons ATGTCGAGACGTTACGAACTCCCAGAAGAGGCCTGGGAGCTGATCGCCGATCTGTTTTCCCGTCCGCAGCGTACCGGTCGCCCACGCCGCGATGACCGCCTGATGCTCAACGGCATCTTCTGGGTGCTGTGCTCGGGTGCGGCGTGGCGCGACCTGCCTGAGCGCTTCGGTCCCTGGTCGACGGTCTACCAGCGGTTTCGCGACTGGCGTGACGACGGCACCTTCACCAAGGTCCTGGAGCGGTTGCACATCCGGTTGCGCGAGGATGGGCTGATCGATCTGGAGACCTGGATGATCGACTCGACCTCGATCCGTGCCACGCGCGCCGCCGCTGGCGGCGGAAAAAAGGGGGGCG GGCAGGAGCCGCTGAGCCATGCGCTCGGGCGCAGTCGCGGCGGCCTGACGACCAAGATCCACCTGCTCTGCGATGCCAAGGGCGTTCCCTTGAGCTTTCTGCTCTCCCCAGGCCAGCACAGCGACATTCGCCATGCCCAACCGCTGCTCGATCAGGTCCGCTTGCCCAGCGCTCATCGAGGTCGTCCGCGCACCCGTTGCCGCCAACTGCTCGCCGACAAGGGCTACGATGCCGACGACTTACGCCGCTATTGCGATCGGCGCGGCATCCGTCCGGTGATCCCGCAGCGCCAGGGCGTGCGCAAGCCCAGGCCTGGCCGTCCTCGGATACTCAATAAGCCCAGCTATCGCAAACGCAACGTCATCGAGCGGTTGTTCGGCTGGCTCAAGTCCTGCCGACGAATCGCCACCCGTTACGACAAGTTGGCGACCAGCTTCTCGGCAATGTTCACGCTTGCTTGCATCCGTAGATGCCTCAGGCATTACTTTTCGTACAAAACGTAA